A genomic segment from Streptomyces antibioticus encodes:
- a CDS encoding VOC family protein — protein sequence MALRPVHVNLKALDAAVVGRFWGEALGWTVFQPGVTAYVGPGEVFVWPDPVVLGIDVVPVPGAKSAVKNRTHLDLASNSLAHQEELVARLKALGATAVDVGQGDVPWVVLADPEGNEFCVLEPREVYRDTGPIAAVVVDCEEPREMARFWGAATDWTVHEVNDRQAVLRSASGGGPYLEFLRTPGAKTVPDRVHLDLLPYPGDDKAAEVARLRALGAVDLDLGQGDVPWTCLADPEGHEFCVLALS from the coding sequence ATGGCACTGCGACCCGTTCACGTGAACCTGAAGGCTCTCGACGCGGCGGTGGTCGGGCGGTTCTGGGGGGAGGCGCTCGGGTGGACCGTGTTCCAGCCCGGTGTGACCGCCTATGTGGGGCCGGGGGAGGTGTTCGTGTGGCCGGATCCGGTGGTGCTCGGGATCGATGTCGTGCCGGTTCCGGGGGCCAAGTCGGCGGTGAAGAACCGTACGCATCTCGATCTCGCCAGCAACTCCCTAGCGCATCAGGAGGAGTTGGTCGCGCGGCTGAAGGCGCTGGGCGCGACGGCCGTGGACGTGGGGCAGGGGGACGTGCCGTGGGTGGTGCTCGCCGATCCCGAGGGCAACGAGTTCTGTGTGCTGGAGCCCCGGGAGGTCTACCGGGACACCGGGCCGATCGCCGCGGTGGTCGTGGACTGCGAGGAGCCGCGGGAGATGGCGCGGTTCTGGGGCGCGGCGACCGACTGGACCGTGCACGAGGTGAACGACCGGCAGGCGGTGCTGCGGTCCGCGTCGGGCGGCGGACCGTATCTGGAGTTCCTGCGCACGCCCGGCGCGAAGACCGTGCCGGACCGCGTCCATCTCGATCTGTTGCCGTACCCCGGTGACGACAAGGCGGCGGAGGTGGCCCGGCTGCGCGCCCTCGGTGCCGTCGACCTCGACCTCGGCCAGGGGGACGTCCCGTGGACGTGCCTGGCCGACCCCGAGGGGCACGAGTTCTGCGTACTGGCCCTGTCCTGA
- a CDS encoding serine/threonine-protein kinase — MELPGYEIQGVLGQGGFATVYRARQLAVGREVALKVDGRLLATPRDRQRFLREVTAAGQLSGHPHVVPVYDAGVLPDNRPYMVLELCPGGSLGERLVRQGPLPPKEARDIGVGLADAVAAAHASGVLHRDIKPGNIMVNRYGGIALTDFGLAAMPRPGQELSVTREALTPAYAPPEAFRGADPTPAGDVYSLAATVYALLSGRPPHHPDDGTHLSIAELIVRHTWPYPALPGVPAALNETLRQAMAPEPAERLSDAGAFRDALAAVDLADPGGFGPAPGMNTLATVPAYRDAAPLTVPPAPVIAPAPPDRPGGGATTAPVAPGGGRAGRSRSLLIGALAVVTVSVSVTVTVLTYGNGRQPDGGRDTDARSGASSSASATPSAGPGFGVATTTEDCAATAVDGLGGRCTATPECWSGITDISGIITVSRADCQAEHVWETFAIAPLPKDGQTNNARDLVKHPDVKTLCSQTVMADSLSADGRTLARTWDVDVIPPTASEWDKGLRVYRCVAAAETDNGRKTGSQFAVPS; from the coding sequence ATGGAACTGCCCGGTTACGAGATCCAGGGTGTCCTGGGCCAGGGCGGATTCGCCACGGTCTACCGGGCCCGGCAGCTCGCCGTGGGCCGGGAGGTCGCGCTCAAGGTGGACGGCAGGCTGCTCGCCACCCCGCGCGACCGGCAGCGCTTCCTGCGCGAGGTCACGGCGGCCGGACAGCTCTCCGGACACCCGCACGTGGTGCCCGTGTACGACGCGGGGGTGCTGCCCGACAACCGCCCCTACATGGTGCTGGAGCTGTGCCCCGGCGGCTCCCTGGGCGAGCGGCTGGTCCGGCAGGGCCCGCTGCCGCCGAAGGAGGCCCGCGACATCGGCGTCGGCCTCGCGGACGCGGTGGCCGCCGCGCACGCCTCCGGTGTGCTGCACCGCGACATCAAGCCCGGCAACATCATGGTCAACCGGTACGGCGGGATCGCCCTCACCGACTTCGGGCTCGCGGCGATGCCCCGGCCCGGCCAGGAACTCTCCGTCACCCGGGAGGCGTTGACCCCCGCCTACGCCCCGCCCGAGGCGTTCCGCGGCGCGGACCCGACCCCCGCCGGGGACGTGTACTCGCTCGCCGCCACCGTCTACGCCCTGCTGTCCGGCCGCCCGCCGCACCACCCGGACGACGGCACCCACCTCAGCATCGCCGAACTCATCGTCCGGCACACCTGGCCCTACCCCGCCCTCCCCGGCGTACCGGCCGCCCTGAACGAGACCTTGCGGCAGGCCATGGCCCCCGAGCCCGCCGAGCGGCTCTCGGACGCGGGCGCCTTCCGTGACGCCCTCGCGGCCGTCGACCTCGCCGATCCGGGCGGCTTCGGACCCGCGCCCGGCATGAACACCCTGGCGACCGTGCCCGCCTATCGGGACGCGGCGCCCCTGACCGTGCCTCCCGCGCCCGTGATCGCCCCCGCCCCGCCGGACCGGCCGGGCGGCGGGGCGACGACCGCGCCCGTCGCGCCCGGTGGCGGGCGGGCCGGACGGTCCCGGTCCCTGCTGATCGGGGCGCTGGCGGTCGTCACGGTGTCGGTGAGCGTCACGGTCACCGTCCTGACGTACGGCAACGGACGGCAGCCGGACGGCGGCCGCGACACCGACGCCCGCTCGGGCGCCTCGTCCTCGGCCTCCGCCACGCCGTCCGCCGGACCCGGCTTCGGCGTCGCCACCACGACGGAGGACTGCGCCGCCACGGCCGTCGACGGGCTCGGCGGCCGGTGCACCGCCACCCCCGAGTGCTGGAGCGGCATCACCGACATCTCCGGGATCATCACCGTCAGCCGCGCCGACTGCCAGGCCGAGCACGTGTGGGAGACCTTCGCCATCGCGCCGCTCCCCAAGGACGGCCAGACGAACAACGCACGGGACCTCGTCAAGCACCCGGACGTCAAGACGCTCTGCTCCCAGACCGTCATGGCCGACTCCCTGAGCGCCGACGGCCGTACTCTCGCCCGTACATGGGACGTCGACGTCATCCCGCCCACCGCTTCCGAATGGGACAAGGGCCTGCGCGTCTACCGCTGTGTGGCGGCGGCCGAGACCGACAACGGCCGCAAGACCGGCAGCCAGTTCGCCGTACCGTCCTGA
- a CDS encoding glutamate-cysteine ligase family protein, with translation MGRDVPALVFTREDRRRYRIKMQECLEVFAQMLRESRFEAERPQVGLEIELNLVDDRAEPAMRNTEVLEAIADPAWDTELGRFNLEINVPPRRLTEGGPDAWESAIRASLNHADERARSVGAHLIMVGILPTLRQEHVGESALSENARYRLLNDQVFAARGEDLRLDIDGPDRLRTYADTITPEAACTSTQFHLQVSPQEFPRYWNAAQAIAGVQVALAANSPFLFGKELWHETRIPLFEQATDTRPQEIKVQGVRPRVWFGERWINSVFDLFEENLRYFPALLPLCDEEDPVRTLERGDIPELGELTLHNGTIYRWNRPVYAVANGTPHVRVENRCLPAGPTVADTLANGAFYYGLTRALVDEERPVWSRMSFQAAEDNLHTAARNGIDAELYWPGMGEVPVPELVLRRLLPLAHRGLELTGMDDAWREPLLGVIEQRCVTARNGAVWQKEIFHRLTESHADPHEALRRMTELYVDYMHLNAPAHTWPTD, from the coding sequence ATGGGACGCGATGTCCCGGCGCTGGTCTTCACCCGCGAGGACCGCCGCCGGTACCGGATCAAGATGCAGGAGTGCCTCGAGGTGTTCGCGCAGATGCTGCGCGAGTCACGGTTCGAGGCCGAGCGGCCCCAGGTGGGTCTGGAGATCGAGCTGAACCTGGTCGACGACCGCGCCGAGCCGGCGATGCGCAACACCGAGGTGCTGGAGGCGATCGCGGACCCCGCCTGGGACACCGAGCTGGGCCGGTTCAACCTGGAGATCAACGTGCCGCCGCGACGGCTGACGGAGGGCGGTCCTGACGCCTGGGAGTCGGCGATCCGCGCCTCGCTCAACCACGCCGACGAACGCGCCCGCTCGGTCGGCGCGCATCTGATCATGGTCGGCATCCTGCCCACGCTGCGGCAGGAGCACGTCGGTGAGTCGGCGCTGTCGGAGAACGCGCGCTACCGGCTGCTCAACGACCAGGTGTTCGCGGCGCGGGGCGAGGATCTGCGGCTCGACATCGACGGCCCCGACCGGCTGCGGACGTACGCCGACACGATCACGCCCGAGGCCGCGTGCACCAGTACGCAGTTCCATCTCCAGGTCTCCCCGCAGGAGTTCCCGCGCTACTGGAACGCGGCGCAGGCGATCGCGGGAGTCCAGGTGGCGCTGGCGGCCAACTCGCCCTTCCTGTTCGGCAAGGAGCTGTGGCACGAGACCCGGATCCCGCTGTTCGAGCAGGCCACCGACACCCGCCCGCAGGAGATCAAGGTGCAGGGCGTACGGCCCCGGGTGTGGTTCGGGGAACGGTGGATCAACAGCGTGTTCGACCTCTTCGAGGAGAACCTGCGCTACTTCCCCGCCCTGCTGCCGCTCTGCGACGAGGAGGACCCGGTCCGGACGCTGGAGCGCGGCGACATCCCCGAGCTGGGCGAACTCACCCTGCACAACGGCACGATCTACCGCTGGAACCGGCCCGTCTACGCCGTCGCGAACGGCACTCCGCACGTCCGGGTGGAGAACCGCTGCCTCCCGGCCGGCCCGACGGTCGCCGACACGCTCGCCAACGGCGCCTTCTACTACGGCCTCACCCGCGCCCTGGTGGACGAGGAGCGGCCGGTGTGGTCGCGGATGTCCTTCCAGGCCGCCGAGGACAATCTGCACACCGCCGCCCGCAACGGCATCGACGCCGAGCTGTACTGGCCGGGCATGGGCGAGGTGCCGGTGCCCGAACTCGTCCTGCGCCGGCTGCTTCCCCTCGCGCACCGGGGACTTGAGCTGACCGGGATGGACGACGCCTGGCGCGAGCCGCTCCTCGGTGTCATCGAGCAGCGCTGTGTCACCGCCCGCAACGGCGCGGTCTGGCAGAAGGAGATCTTCCACCGGCTCACCGAGAGCCACGCGGATCCGCACGAGGCGCTGCGCCGGATGACCGAGCTGTACGTCGACTACATGCACCTCAACGCCCCGGCGCACACCTGGCCCACGGACTGA
- a CDS encoding Pycsar system effector family protein has translation MAEEQESPPTVRPAGAEDAWRILDTVRDLSKHAEAKAGTTLAASGVLAGVLYSLVTTGDADSPWFVVAVAVTAVCTVAAGLTAGLVLWPRQRIAEDTLPTSLLFYEHIGREFATRHADYRDRLRALLRDEEALVTTLAEQIWATAHVTRTKYRWVGRSIALLLVALAALAVSAALSAAETMR, from the coding sequence ATGGCGGAAGAGCAGGAGAGCCCGCCGACGGTGAGGCCGGCGGGGGCGGAGGACGCCTGGCGGATCCTGGACACCGTCCGGGACCTGTCCAAACACGCCGAGGCGAAGGCCGGTACGACGCTCGCGGCGTCCGGCGTGCTGGCCGGCGTCCTGTACAGCCTGGTCACCACGGGCGACGCCGACTCGCCGTGGTTCGTCGTCGCCGTGGCGGTCACCGCCGTCTGCACGGTGGCGGCCGGCCTCACCGCCGGCCTGGTGCTCTGGCCGCGCCAGCGGATCGCCGAGGACACGCTCCCCACCAGCCTGCTGTTCTACGAGCACATCGGCCGGGAGTTCGCCACGCGTCACGCCGACTACCGCGACCGGCTGCGCGCCCTGCTGCGGGACGAGGAGGCGTTGGTGACCACCCTGGCCGAACAGATCTGGGCCACCGCACATGTGACACGCACCAAGTACCGGTGGGTGGGCCGCAGTATCGCCCTGCTGCTGGTCGCACTGGCGGCCCTGGCGGTGTCGGCGGCGCTGAGCGCGGCCGAGACGATGCGCTGA
- a CDS encoding CATRA system-associated protein, whose translation MSTGSPIDDEAREDAVDVLRDLLVWQLVPERWARVEVIVDALADALDRGDGDALREATAELEVSGPIRITRIGAQSPGPVPVPERTRDRANHLVHSLGQPPRPGRGDGEPQPSGGDGDGSPTPAP comes from the coding sequence ATGTCCACAGGGAGTCCGATCGACGACGAGGCGCGCGAGGACGCCGTGGACGTCCTGCGGGACCTCCTCGTATGGCAGTTGGTGCCGGAGCGCTGGGCGCGGGTCGAGGTGATCGTGGACGCGCTCGCCGACGCCCTCGACCGCGGGGACGGCGACGCGCTGCGGGAGGCCACCGCCGAACTGGAGGTGTCCGGGCCCATCCGGATCACCCGCATCGGCGCCCAGTCGCCCGGGCCCGTCCCGGTCCCGGAGCGCACCAGGGACCGCGCCAACCATCTGGTGCACTCGCTCGGGCAGCCGCCCCGGCCGGGACGGGGCGACGGCGAGCCGCAGCCCTCGGGAGGTGACGGTGACGGATCCCCGACTCCCGCTCCTTGA
- a CDS encoding CATRA conflict system CASPASE/TPR repeat-associated protein, whose amino-acid sequence MTDPRLPLLDQELVVHVYAPTDGPHAKAAHRQLQGIWDRCRDRLGMVREIAATGLPAVLPSGPDAMTQGGPVAAIEDRAADHQAVVRREHDVVNLSLVFAAPQDTASRRLRIGSASPPGWVEFDRWWGELAADGTDALLGVVQVCQATYAAGSAPSLDGLAHEARSVLTGPGRAPDRWRRGSTTAEGFAVWEVTPDDERAGRRIVVLAPEGREAELSAWTWSQGEPDMPPLARYLMHAAKLRYQARVRGEGEPRLRRLIGRVNEHVAQVRDALERETDDPAALGRLRLDEADLASAVRDIRAIRRTVEIAAHNMSAAVAEPWPGDRRLAEWLVGQLDDDTEYVEAARELAQEIGRLVQQSAADRSPGPFAQEATALPAESRDERDRDRERVRLRVGFAVDVERYSSRTSPQKLGVQQRIAALAEEVLDDLGHRMDETDHQGTGDGINVFLPADVELHRALPALLLSWRDRLAADNERFRDRMRLRLSAGVGPVGLAALGFSGSTIVEVSRLLDSAVLRGALADRPEVDLVALVADQLYEYVVGEGYPGLRAEQFERHMVRVKDFERPAWLWIPR is encoded by the coding sequence GTGACGGATCCCCGACTCCCGCTCCTTGACCAGGAACTCGTCGTCCACGTCTACGCCCCGACCGACGGCCCGCACGCCAAGGCCGCCCACCGGCAGCTCCAGGGCATCTGGGACCGCTGCCGGGACCGGCTGGGCATGGTCCGGGAGATCGCCGCCACCGGACTGCCGGCCGTGCTGCCCTCAGGCCCCGACGCGATGACACAGGGCGGGCCCGTGGCGGCGATCGAGGACCGGGCGGCCGACCACCAGGCCGTCGTACGCCGCGAACACGACGTGGTGAACCTGTCGTTGGTGTTCGCCGCGCCCCAGGACACGGCGTCCCGCCGGTTGCGGATCGGCTCCGCGTCGCCGCCCGGCTGGGTCGAGTTCGACCGCTGGTGGGGCGAGTTGGCCGCCGACGGCACGGACGCCCTGCTCGGGGTCGTCCAGGTCTGCCAGGCGACGTACGCCGCGGGATCGGCCCCCTCGCTCGACGGGCTGGCGCACGAGGCCCGTTCGGTGCTGACCGGCCCCGGCCGGGCCCCCGACCGGTGGCGGCGCGGCAGCACCACGGCGGAGGGGTTCGCCGTGTGGGAGGTGACACCGGACGACGAGCGGGCGGGGCGGCGGATCGTCGTCCTCGCCCCCGAGGGCCGGGAGGCCGAGCTGAGCGCCTGGACGTGGAGCCAGGGCGAGCCGGACATGCCGCCGCTGGCCCGCTATCTGATGCACGCGGCCAAACTCCGCTACCAGGCCCGGGTGCGGGGCGAGGGCGAGCCGCGGCTCAGGCGGCTCATCGGGCGGGTGAACGAGCATGTCGCCCAGGTACGGGACGCGTTGGAGCGGGAGACGGACGACCCCGCCGCCCTCGGCCGGCTGCGGCTGGACGAGGCCGATCTGGCCTCCGCCGTGCGGGACATCCGCGCGATACGACGCACCGTGGAGATCGCCGCGCACAACATGAGCGCCGCGGTCGCCGAGCCGTGGCCCGGTGACCGGCGGCTCGCCGAATGGCTCGTCGGCCAACTGGACGACGACACCGAGTACGTGGAGGCGGCCCGCGAACTGGCCCAGGAGATCGGCCGGTTGGTCCAGCAGAGCGCGGCGGACCGGTCACCCGGCCCGTTCGCCCAGGAGGCGACAGCGCTGCCTGCCGAAAGCCGTGACGAGCGCGACCGTGACCGTGAACGGGTCCGGCTGCGGGTGGGTTTCGCCGTCGACGTCGAGCGCTACAGCAGCCGTACCTCACCCCAGAAACTGGGCGTGCAGCAGCGGATCGCCGCGCTGGCGGAGGAGGTTCTCGACGACCTCGGCCACCGTATGGACGAGACCGACCACCAGGGCACCGGCGACGGCATCAACGTCTTCCTCCCGGCCGACGTCGAACTCCACCGGGCGCTGCCCGCACTGCTGTTGTCCTGGCGGGACCGGCTCGCGGCCGACAACGAGCGCTTCCGCGACCGGATGCGGCTGCGCCTGTCCGCCGGGGTGGGTCCGGTGGGGCTCGCCGCGCTCGGGTTCTCCGGGTCCACGATCGTGGAGGTCAGCCGGCTGCTGGACAGCGCCGTGCTGCGCGGTGCGCTCGCCGACCGTCCGGAGGTCGATCTCGTTGCCCTGGTCGCCGACCAGTTGTACGAGTACGTCGTCGGCGAGGGCTATCCGGGGCTGCGCGCCGAGCAGTTCGAGCGGCACATGGTCCGGGTGAAGGACTTCGAGCGGCCCGCCTGGCTGTGGATCCCACGCTGA
- a CDS encoding FAD-dependent monooxygenase, which produces MAHTRTTDVLIVGAGPVGLSAAAELGRHGVPCRIVDRLSARLPYAKAVGIQPRTLEIWDRMGLARTMLEAAALIRGQLIYVNGREQARIDLALPPEVPYRFAALPQYETERLLEEYVAGQGTVVERGTELLSFVQDPEGVTAVLRTPSGAEEEVRAGYLVGCDGAHSTVRKTLGLSFEGGAFGEEYMLGDVEADWDMPHGYGIRSMHLADDGTSDDLLVCIPLPGTGRYRMSMLVPPELSTGTGGPQDGVAHGLEGDRTPELEHIQAVVDRLGPRPAVLSRMRWSSVFRISHRIVDRYGEGRVFVAGDAAHIHPPTGAQGMNTGVQDACNLAWKLAMVLRDEAGPALLESYDAERRPVGEEVIGRTVRHATQGVHSDPDDPGTVMLREAQLLVGYREGPLAGAPYGSLEAPQPGDRAPDCDGLTAPAAAYHLRLLDVLRGRVGHVALLYAADVTDLARAAAEATVAVAPLDAGPGVGLQVVAILSREAAPGAADRLPVPAYRDAAGQFARLYRPDGPTGFVVRPDGHLGTRFPLDGTAAGLAEYVAALSGRTTRRRSAGAARAG; this is translated from the coding sequence GTGGCGCACACCCGGACGACCGACGTACTGATCGTGGGCGCCGGCCCGGTCGGCCTGAGCGCCGCCGCCGAGCTGGGCCGGCACGGGGTGCCGTGCCGGATCGTGGACCGGCTCTCGGCCCGGCTGCCGTACGCGAAGGCCGTCGGCATCCAGCCGCGCACCCTGGAGATCTGGGACCGGATGGGGCTGGCCCGCACGATGCTGGAGGCGGCCGCGCTGATCCGCGGGCAGCTCATCTACGTCAACGGCCGGGAGCAGGCGCGGATCGACCTCGCGCTGCCGCCCGAAGTGCCGTACCGGTTCGCCGCGCTCCCCCAGTACGAGACCGAGCGCCTCCTGGAGGAGTACGTCGCGGGGCAGGGCACGGTCGTCGAGCGCGGCACCGAGCTGCTGTCGTTCGTACAGGACCCAGAGGGGGTCACCGCCGTGCTGCGCACCCCTTCCGGCGCCGAGGAGGAGGTGCGCGCCGGGTACCTGGTCGGCTGCGACGGGGCGCACAGCACCGTCCGCAAGACGCTGGGGCTGAGCTTCGAGGGCGGGGCGTTCGGCGAGGAGTACATGCTGGGCGACGTCGAGGCCGACTGGGACATGCCGCACGGCTACGGCATCCGGTCCATGCACCTCGCCGACGACGGCACCAGCGACGACCTGCTGGTCTGCATCCCGCTGCCCGGCACCGGCCGCTACCGGATGTCGATGCTGGTCCCGCCCGAGCTGTCCACCGGGACGGGCGGACCGCAGGACGGGGTGGCGCACGGGCTGGAGGGCGACCGCACCCCGGAACTGGAGCACATCCAGGCCGTCGTCGACCGGCTCGGCCCCCGCCCCGCCGTGCTGTCCCGGATGCGCTGGTCCTCCGTCTTCCGCATCAGCCACCGCATCGTCGACCGCTACGGCGAGGGCCGCGTCTTCGTCGCGGGCGACGCCGCCCACATCCATCCGCCGACCGGCGCCCAGGGCATGAACACCGGGGTGCAGGACGCCTGCAACCTGGCGTGGAAGCTCGCCATGGTGCTGCGCGACGAGGCGGGCCCGGCCCTGCTGGAGAGCTACGACGCCGAGCGCCGCCCGGTCGGCGAGGAGGTCATCGGCCGCACCGTGCGGCACGCCACGCAGGGCGTCCACAGCGACCCCGACGACCCGGGCACGGTCATGCTGCGCGAGGCCCAGCTCCTCGTCGGCTACCGCGAAGGCCCGCTGGCGGGCGCCCCGTACGGGTCCCTGGAGGCACCGCAGCCCGGCGACCGCGCCCCGGACTGCGACGGACTGACCGCCCCGGCGGCCGCCTACCATCTGCGGCTGCTCGACGTGCTGCGCGGCCGTGTGGGCCATGTGGCGCTGCTGTACGCCGCCGACGTCACCGACCTGGCGAGGGCGGCCGCCGAGGCGACCGTGGCGGTCGCGCCGCTCGACGCGGGACCCGGCGTCGGCCTCCAGGTCGTCGCGATCCTCTCCCGGGAGGCCGCGCCGGGCGCCGCCGACCGGCTGCCCGTCCCCGCCTACCGGGACGCCGCCGGGCAGTTCGCCCGGCTCTACCGGCCCGACGGCCCGACCGGTTTCGTCGTCCGCCCGGACGGCCACCTCGGCACCCGCTTCCCGCTCGACGGCACGGCGGCGGGGCTGGCCGAGTACGTCGCGGCGCTCTCCGGCCGGACGACGCGCAGGCGGAGCGCCGGGGCCGCGCGCGCGGGGTAG
- a CDS encoding APC family permease, producing MAESSADARPPAEEGLKADAIGFVDALVIGLNATSPAYSLAAVIGPIVVLVGVYAPGVMVASFIPMLLIASAFYYLNRVDQDCGTTFSWVTRAMGPWTGWLGGWAIAMTGVLVVGSLADVAVTFALLAFGLDGWADNTVVRQTLAVLLIIVMTALCVVGTEVSAKVQNALILAQVACLLAFAIVALYRVYAGTGTFDSVDPSFTWLNPFGAGGAELTAALLLGVFIYWGWESAVNLTEETEHSATAPGKAGVWSTVILLVTYVSVAYAVVAYAGTTFLAENADEEEFIFALLANEAMGGWDWVVLLAVSTSAIASTQTTIIPASRTALSMARRHALPHHFAHIHPRFRTPDASTWWVAGIAIAWYLILNQLSENALFDSLTALSLLIAFYYALTGVACAVYYRRHLTESVRNFFLIGVGPVVGAGLLSWLLVESVSDMADPANSYSGVSWFGLGPPLVIGIGITLAGVILMVVWRFTAPAFWSERPGVADPDLVHGKES from the coding sequence ATGGCCGAGAGCAGCGCGGACGCACGACCACCGGCGGAGGAGGGGCTGAAGGCCGACGCGATCGGGTTCGTGGACGCCCTCGTCATCGGGCTCAACGCCACCTCCCCCGCCTACTCGCTGGCCGCGGTCATCGGCCCGATCGTGGTGCTCGTGGGCGTCTACGCACCCGGGGTCATGGTGGCGTCCTTCATCCCGATGCTGCTCATCGCGTCGGCGTTCTACTACCTCAACCGCGTCGACCAGGACTGCGGCACCACCTTCTCCTGGGTCACCCGCGCCATGGGCCCGTGGACCGGCTGGCTCGGCGGCTGGGCCATCGCGATGACCGGCGTCCTCGTCGTCGGATCGCTCGCGGACGTCGCGGTCACCTTCGCCCTGCTCGCCTTCGGCCTCGACGGCTGGGCCGACAACACCGTCGTACGCCAGACGCTCGCGGTCCTGCTGATCATCGTGATGACCGCGCTGTGCGTCGTCGGCACCGAGGTGTCCGCCAAGGTGCAGAACGCGCTCATCCTGGCCCAGGTGGCCTGTCTGCTCGCCTTCGCGATCGTGGCGCTGTACCGGGTCTACGCCGGCACCGGCACCTTCGACTCCGTCGACCCCTCGTTCACCTGGCTGAACCCCTTCGGCGCCGGCGGCGCGGAACTGACCGCCGCCCTGCTCCTCGGCGTGTTCATCTACTGGGGCTGGGAGTCGGCGGTCAACCTCACCGAGGAGACCGAGCACTCCGCCACCGCCCCCGGCAAGGCGGGCGTCTGGTCCACCGTCATCCTGCTGGTCACCTACGTGTCCGTCGCCTACGCGGTCGTCGCCTACGCCGGTACGACCTTCCTCGCCGAGAACGCGGACGAAGAGGAGTTCATCTTCGCCCTGCTCGCCAACGAGGCGATGGGCGGCTGGGACTGGGTCGTCCTGCTCGCCGTCTCCACCTCGGCGATCGCCTCGACCCAGACGACGATCATCCCCGCGTCCCGCACCGCCCTGTCCATGGCCCGCCGGCACGCGCTGCCCCACCACTTCGCCCACATCCACCCGCGGTTCCGCACCCCGGACGCCAGCACCTGGTGGGTCGCGGGCATCGCCATCGCCTGGTACCTGATCCTCAACCAGCTCAGCGAGAACGCCCTGTTCGACTCCCTCACCGCGCTCTCGCTGCTGATCGCCTTCTACTACGCGCTCACCGGCGTCGCCTGCGCCGTCTACTACCGCCGCCATCTGACGGAGAGCGTGCGCAACTTCTTCCTCATCGGCGTCGGCCCGGTGGTCGGGGCGGGGCTGCTCTCCTGGCTGCTGGTGGAGTCGGTCTCCGACATGGCCGACCCGGCCAACTCCTACAGCGGGGTCTCCTGGTTCGGGCTCGGGCCGCCGCTGGTCATCGGCATCGGGATCACCCTCGCCGGCGTGATCCTCATGGTCGTGTGGCGGTTCACGGCGCCCGCCTTCTGGTCGGAACGCCCGGGCGTCGCCGACCCCGACCTCGTGCACGGAAAGGAGTCCTGA
- a CDS encoding universal stress protein, which yields MSVVLGYDESPGAVHALRVALEVATAFGEPLVLVFGAAPPGGMGEEYRTHQQAVREAGRTALEHAVAAADEAGVPTTVEVLDEKPDQALLDAASRHGARFIVVGSWGESPVRGALLGSTPHKLLHLSPIPVLCVPMRD from the coding sequence ATGTCGGTGGTGCTCGGTTACGACGAGTCCCCGGGCGCGGTCCACGCGCTGCGGGTCGCGCTGGAGGTGGCGACCGCGTTCGGCGAGCCCCTCGTGCTGGTCTTCGGCGCGGCGCCGCCGGGCGGCATGGGGGAGGAGTACCGCACCCACCAGCAGGCCGTGCGCGAGGCCGGCCGCACCGCCCTGGAACACGCCGTCGCGGCCGCCGACGAGGCCGGCGTCCCCACCACGGTCGAGGTCCTCGACGAGAAGCCCGACCAGGCCCTCCTGGACGCCGCGTCCCGGCACGGGGCCCGCTTCATCGTGGTGGGGAGCTGGGGCGAGAGCCCGGTCCGCGGGGCGCTCCTCGGCTCGACCCCGCACAAGCTCCTCCATCTGTCCCCGATCCCGGTGCTGTGCGTACCGATGCGGGACTGA